The Sphingobacterium bambusae genome includes a window with the following:
- the nadC gene encoding carboxylating nicotinate-nucleotide diphosphorylase: MAVELDKLKKFVALALEEDVQEGDHTSLSTINEGAQGEAKLLVKDHGILAGVAVAEDIFQLIDPRLTLDIYIKDGATVMPGDVAFYVKGDVHSILKAERLVLNVMQRMSGIATRTAAYAEKLIGTKAKVLDTRKTTPLLRFLEKEAVLIGGGTNHRFGLYDMILIKDNHVDYAGGISEAIKKAQAYKAQRHLEIAIEVEVRNFDELEEVLANEAVDRVMFDNFTPEQVHAAVEIVNGRLVTEASGGITLETIASYAQAGVDYISVGALTHSVKSLDLSLKAKIV; encoded by the coding sequence ATGGCTGTTGAGTTAGATAAACTGAAGAAATTCGTCGCATTGGCGCTGGAAGAGGATGTACAAGAGGGAGATCATACTTCATTATCTACCATTAACGAGGGGGCACAAGGAGAGGCAAAGCTTTTGGTGAAGGATCATGGTATATTGGCCGGTGTAGCGGTTGCTGAAGATATTTTTCAGCTCATCGATCCGCGATTGACGTTGGATATCTATATAAAAGATGGGGCTACGGTGATGCCGGGCGATGTGGCGTTTTATGTGAAAGGCGATGTGCACAGCATCTTAAAAGCCGAACGTTTGGTGTTGAATGTTATGCAACGAATGTCGGGAATAGCGACCCGCACGGCAGCTTACGCCGAGAAATTAATCGGTACGAAAGCGAAAGTGTTGGATACCCGAAAAACGACACCGCTTCTTAGATTTTTGGAGAAAGAAGCCGTGTTGATAGGTGGAGGAACAAACCATCGCTTCGGTCTTTACGACATGATTTTGATCAAAGATAACCATGTAGACTACGCAGGTGGTATCAGCGAGGCCATAAAAAAGGCACAGGCCTACAAGGCGCAGCGACACTTGGAGATCGCAATAGAAGTAGAGGTGCGTAATTTCGATGAGTTGGAGGAGGTGTTGGCGAACGAAGCTGTGGATAGGGTGATGTTCGATAACTTCACCCCGGAACAGGTACACGCTGCGGTGGAGATCGTTAACGGACGCTTGGTGACCGAGGCATCAGGAGGCATAACCCTTGAAACAATAGCGAGTTACGCCCAAGCTGGTGTGGATTATATATCTGTCGGAGCGCTGACACACTCTGTGAAAAGTCTTGATTTGAGCTTGAAAGCAAAAATAGTATAA
- the plsY gene encoding glycerol-3-phosphate 1-O-acyltransferase PlsY, with translation MISIYLVGIVILAYLFGSIPSAVWFGGAFYGVDVREYGSGNAGATNTFRVLGKKAGSIVMFVDILKGWTSTNLPHLLDSTLVGVPNSVQFVNFQLALGVIAVLGHLFPIFAGFRGGKGVATLFGMVIAIHPPAALCCVSVFIITLLVTHYVSLGSILAGFTFPFSVAFIFHTSVPAVLLYGIAICALILVTHQKNIERLLKGHESKIYLFKKKKA, from the coding sequence ATGATTTCAATTTATTTAGTAGGGATAGTCATATTAGCTTATCTTTTTGGATCCATTCCTTCAGCAGTTTGGTTCGGAGGAGCATTTTACGGCGTTGATGTCCGTGAATACGGCAGTGGAAATGCCGGTGCGACCAACACCTTTCGCGTGCTCGGAAAGAAAGCCGGATCTATTGTAATGTTTGTCGATATCCTCAAGGGGTGGACATCTACTAATCTTCCGCATCTATTGGATTCTACTTTGGTGGGCGTGCCCAATTCGGTACAGTTTGTTAATTTTCAGCTGGCCTTAGGTGTTATTGCCGTACTGGGACATTTGTTTCCTATTTTTGCGGGGTTTCGTGGTGGGAAGGGAGTTGCCACGCTTTTCGGTATGGTGATCGCTATTCATCCGCCGGCGGCGCTATGCTGCGTTTCTGTTTTTATAATTACATTGTTGGTCACGCATTATGTTTCGTTAGGCTCCATACTTGCCGGTTTTACGTTCCCCTTTAGCGTAGCCTTTATTTTCCATACATCCGTTCCCGCAGTTTTGCTATATGGCATTGCAATATGTGCATTGATTTTGGTTACCCATCAAAAAAATATAGAGCGCCTATTAAAAGGGCACGAGTCGAAAATATATTTGTTCAAGAAAAAGAAGGCCTAA
- a CDS encoding M48 family metallopeptidase has protein sequence MKKIFRYTSIALLGAVLASCSTVPVSGRRQLSLVSDDQIQEQAAVAYKEFLTDSKTKVITGTSNAALVKNVGNKIAAAVNRYLAAEGIAQQFNFNWEFNLVESSDVNAWCMPGGKVAVYTGILPFTANEAGLATVMGHEIAHAIARHSMEQMSNQYAVQVGAQVLGVATSGKSSLLQGLVNNAYGIGGQLALLKYSRSNESEADQLGLVFMAMAGYNPESAVSFWERMASAKAASSTPEFLSTHPSDARRINDIQKLIPKAMEYYKK, from the coding sequence ATGAAAAAGATATTTAGATATACATCCATAGCTTTACTGGGTGCCGTGTTGGCATCCTGTTCTACTGTACCTGTATCCGGAAGGAGACAGCTATCCTTGGTTAGCGATGACCAGATTCAAGAACAAGCAGCAGTGGCGTACAAAGAATTTTTGACTGATTCGAAAACTAAAGTTATTACCGGTACGTCGAATGCGGCGTTGGTGAAAAATGTGGGCAATAAGATTGCAGCTGCGGTGAATAGGTATCTGGCCGCAGAAGGTATCGCTCAACAGTTTAACTTCAATTGGGAGTTTAATTTGGTGGAAAGTTCCGATGTCAATGCTTGGTGTATGCCGGGGGGGAAAGTCGCCGTATATACGGGGATTCTACCATTCACGGCCAATGAAGCTGGGTTAGCTACCGTAATGGGGCACGAAATTGCGCATGCGATAGCGCGTCATTCTATGGAGCAGATGTCTAATCAATATGCCGTTCAAGTAGGTGCACAGGTTTTGGGTGTAGCTACGTCGGGTAAGAGCAGTTTGTTGCAAGGACTTGTTAATAATGCTTACGGTATTGGTGGGCAATTGGCTCTTTTAAAATATTCGAGAAGCAACGAGTCGGAGGCCGATCAGCTAGGGTTAGTTTTTATGGCTATGGCCGGATATAATCCAGAAAGTGCGGTTTCCTTTTGGGAACGTATGGCATCAGCTAAGGCTGCTAGCTCTACGCCTGAATTTTTGAGTACACACCCTAGTGATGCCCGTCGGATCAATGATATACAGAAGCTGATTCCCAAAGCCATGGAATATTACAAAAAGTAA
- a CDS encoding helix-hairpin-helix domain-containing protein: MENKAIAKAFKLCSQLMELYNQNPFRTKAMASASFKIDKLPFPAVDASLEQLAEQPGIGKSTAEKISMLIETGSFKELDDLITKTPEGILAMLSIKGLGPKKVQIIWNDLGIETVGELLYACNENRLVEAKGFGLKTQEEIRKAIEFANAAQGLFLYAKAEKIVQPFFTALSAAFKEEIHSFTGEFRRKCEIVSSIDIITTAPEAAVVHFIEENKDFTLLERFDASLQFTDPFSLKYQILFSSSATFAYDLLLSTGSDAHIQQLQAIRKDIPQVDNEASIYNELGLSFIEPELREGLQEITWAKEHKLPKLINYSDLKGTLHNHSTYSDGVHSLEQMASYCKNELGLGYLGICDHSKTAVYANGLSVERLAEQWQEVDNLNEKLAPFKIFKGIESDILGDGSLDYPAEILEKFDFVVASVHSNLRMDEEKATQRLIRAIENPYTTILGHPTGRLLLSRAGYPLDFKKVIDACAANQVVIEVNSNPLRLDLDWRWQQYALEKGVLLSINPDAHRTEGLLDMHYGVHVARKGGLSAEHCLNAFTTEDIASFFQKRKTARL, translated from the coding sequence ATGGAAAATAAAGCCATAGCAAAAGCATTTAAATTATGTAGCCAGTTAATGGAGTTGTACAACCAAAATCCATTTCGGACGAAAGCTATGGCTTCTGCATCATTCAAGATTGACAAACTTCCTTTTCCGGCCGTGGATGCTTCCTTGGAACAACTGGCTGAACAGCCAGGGATAGGAAAAAGTACAGCCGAGAAAATCAGCATGCTTATTGAGACAGGATCTTTCAAAGAGCTGGATGATCTGATTACAAAGACACCCGAAGGCATATTAGCTATGCTTTCCATCAAAGGACTTGGACCTAAAAAGGTTCAGATCATCTGGAACGACCTGGGCATAGAGACGGTGGGCGAACTGTTGTATGCCTGCAATGAAAACCGTTTGGTGGAAGCGAAAGGCTTCGGGTTGAAAACACAAGAAGAAATTCGGAAAGCGATCGAGTTTGCCAATGCGGCGCAGGGTTTATTTCTTTATGCCAAAGCAGAAAAAATCGTACAACCTTTCTTTACGGCTTTATCCGCAGCGTTCAAAGAAGAGATACATTCGTTTACCGGAGAGTTTCGCCGCAAGTGCGAGATCGTTTCCTCGATCGACATCATAACCACAGCGCCCGAAGCGGCAGTTGTTCATTTTATTGAAGAAAATAAAGACTTCACCCTGCTTGAACGTTTCGACGCCTCTCTGCAATTTACGGATCCTTTTTCCCTGAAATATCAAATACTTTTTAGCAGCAGCGCTACGTTCGCTTACGACCTGCTATTAAGTACGGGTAGCGATGCACATATCCAACAACTACAAGCTATACGCAAGGATATCCCGCAAGTGGATAACGAAGCCTCCATCTATAATGAATTGGGCCTTTCCTTCATCGAACCAGAGCTACGCGAGGGTCTGCAGGAAATAACTTGGGCCAAAGAGCACAAGCTTCCAAAGCTCATCAACTATAGCGATCTAAAAGGCACATTGCACAATCACTCTACCTACAGTGATGGGGTACACAGCTTAGAACAAATGGCCAGCTATTGCAAAAACGAACTTGGCTTGGGTTATTTAGGTATTTGCGACCACTCCAAGACTGCAGTTTATGCCAACGGCCTATCCGTGGAACGATTGGCAGAGCAGTGGCAAGAGGTGGACAACTTGAACGAAAAACTTGCTCCTTTTAAGATTTTTAAAGGCATCGAGTCGGATATATTGGGCGATGGATCGTTGGATTATCCGGCAGAAATTCTGGAAAAATTTGATTTTGTAGTCGCTTCGGTACACAGCAATCTCCGCATGGATGAAGAAAAGGCAACGCAACGATTGATTCGTGCCATCGAAAACCCCTATACGACGATCCTAGGCCACCCTACCGGTCGCCTGCTATTAAGTAGAGCCGGTTATCCACTGGATTTCAAAAAGGTAATCGATGCCTGTGCGGCCAATCAAGTGGTCATTGAAGTCAACTCCAACCCGCTCCGGTTGGATCTCGATTGGCGATGGCAGCAATACGCCTTAGAGAAAGGCGTCCTTCTTTCCATAAATCCCGATGCTCACCGCACAGAAGGGTTACTGGATATGCATTATGGGGTACATGTGGCACGAAAAGGTGGTCTTTCCGCCGAGCATTGTCTAAATGCCTTTACGACAGAAGATATTGCATCTTTCTTCCAGAAGCGCAAAACTGCTCGTTTATAA
- a CDS encoding NAD(P)/FAD-dependent oxidoreductase, with amino-acid sequence MLLDRSERSFPRVIIIGGGFGGVEAAKQFKDKEVEVLLIDRNNFHTFQPLMYQVATGTLAADAISFPIRKMFKSQENFRFRMADVLEINSQDKIVKTSVGDYDYDYLIIATGATSNFFGNKQVEKYALPMKSIHEALNIRSYVLQNLEDAVLRKNLLDRERFLNFVVVGGGPTGVELSGAIAEIQLHILKKDYPELSKHEMKVYLVEGMGKILGALSEKSSSDAERYLKELGVKVMLNTQVTGYDGNTITLSNGESIPTKTVIWGAGVMGQFPEGIHPEIIQRGNRIKTDGQCRIEAMDGVYAIGDVAAMITEETPRGLPGVAPAAQQQGKYVAKHILSSMNGNHNLPNFKYFDKGSMATVGRNRAVVDMGNIHMKGFLAWMTWMFVHLVSIFGFRNKLVTFVNWTVKFFTKNSGIRLIINRVDRPEPKKEDLAYQDQ; translated from the coding sequence ATGTTATTAGATCGTTCTGAAAGAAGCTTTCCGAGAGTCATCATCATTGGCGGTGGTTTCGGAGGTGTAGAAGCGGCCAAACAGTTTAAGGATAAAGAAGTGGAAGTGCTATTGATTGATAGAAACAACTTCCATACGTTCCAACCATTGATGTACCAAGTCGCGACGGGTACATTGGCTGCGGACGCTATTTCCTTTCCCATCCGCAAGATGTTCAAATCCCAAGAAAATTTCCGGTTCAGAATGGCCGATGTACTCGAGATAAACTCGCAGGACAAGATCGTCAAAACATCTGTTGGAGATTATGACTACGACTACCTGATCATTGCGACAGGAGCAACCTCCAATTTTTTTGGTAACAAACAGGTAGAAAAGTATGCGCTTCCTATGAAGAGCATCCACGAAGCGCTCAACATCCGTAGTTACGTATTGCAAAACCTAGAAGACGCCGTGCTTCGTAAAAACCTACTCGATCGCGAACGTTTCTTAAACTTTGTCGTTGTAGGTGGAGGCCCAACCGGCGTTGAGCTTTCGGGAGCGATTGCAGAAATACAACTCCACATATTGAAAAAGGATTATCCTGAGCTCTCTAAGCACGAGATGAAGGTATACCTTGTTGAAGGTATGGGCAAAATTTTGGGCGCTCTCTCTGAAAAATCATCTAGCGATGCCGAAAGGTACCTAAAAGAATTGGGCGTTAAAGTGATGCTAAATACGCAGGTAACGGGATATGATGGGAATACCATTACCCTATCAAATGGCGAAAGCATCCCAACAAAAACTGTAATTTGGGGCGCTGGCGTCATGGGACAATTTCCTGAGGGAATACATCCCGAGATTATACAGCGCGGCAATCGCATCAAAACCGATGGCCAATGCCGCATCGAAGCCATGGATGGCGTGTATGCGATTGGCGATGTAGCAGCGATGATCACCGAAGAAACGCCTCGTGGGCTTCCTGGTGTAGCACCAGCGGCGCAGCAACAGGGCAAGTACGTGGCTAAGCACATCCTGAGCAGCATGAACGGGAACCACAACCTTCCAAACTTTAAATATTTTGATAAAGGTTCTATGGCCACCGTTGGTCGCAACCGGGCAGTCGTCGATATGGGCAACATCCATATGAAAGGATTTTTAGCTTGGATGACTTGGATGTTTGTACATTTGGTATCGATCTTTGGTTTTCGCAATAAATTAGTAACCTTTGTAAACTGGACGGTCAAGTTTTTCACGAAGAATAGCGGTATACGACTTATCATCAATCGCGTCGACAGGCCAGAACCCAAAAAAGAAGATTTAGCATACCAAGATCAGTAA
- a CDS encoding 2Fe-2S iron-sulfur cluster-binding protein: MENIITIQVEDRDGQVNPLELPTDINLSLMEILKASEYDILATCGGMALCATCHVEILHGAESLPAASDQELDMLDTLPDADDASRLACQLRLTNDNDGLQVKIKGTLQ, translated from the coding sequence ATGGAAAATATAATTACAATACAGGTCGAAGACCGGGATGGACAGGTCAATCCGCTGGAATTGCCTACAGACATCAACTTAAGCCTGATGGAGATCTTGAAAGCTTCCGAGTACGATATTCTAGCCACCTGTGGTGGGATGGCGCTCTGCGCCACCTGCCATGTCGAAATCCTACATGGCGCCGAAAGCCTACCTGCCGCATCCGATCAAGAACTGGATATGTTAGACACCTTGCCTGATGCTGATGACGCTAGTCGCCTCGCCTGCCAGCTTCGACTAACAAATGACAACGACGGTTTACAGGTAAAAATAAAAGGCACCTTACAATGA
- a CDS encoding NAD(P)/FAD-dependent oxidoreductase, translated as MILTDMCIIGAGPVGLFAVFEAGLLKMRCHLMDVLPQVGGQLSEIYPHKPIYDIPGYPSILAQELIDRQMEQIAPFAPTFSLAERVEELCKQDDGSYFVIGSEGTVVHCQVVVIAGGLGCFEPRKPELLNLDRFEKTNVHYMVKDPERFRDKRIVIAGGGDSALDWTVYLADIAKKTTLVHRSDSFRGAPDSAEKVHQLAQQGKIDLLLSHTLVALEGDRTLTGIQVANKQKESTVLQTDEFIPLYGLSPKLGSIADWGLQIDKNAIEVNTFDYSSNVERIYAIGDINSYPGKLKLILCGYHEAALMCQSAFKYVYPEQKLSFKYTTVNGINAF; from the coding sequence ATGATCTTAACAGATATGTGTATTATCGGCGCTGGACCGGTGGGTCTTTTTGCTGTCTTCGAAGCCGGCTTGCTCAAGATGCGCTGCCACTTGATGGATGTTTTGCCGCAGGTAGGCGGTCAATTGTCAGAGATATATCCACACAAGCCCATTTACGATATTCCGGGGTACCCCAGCATCCTTGCGCAGGAGCTTATCGACCGGCAGATGGAACAGATTGCTCCTTTTGCTCCTACCTTCAGCTTAGCAGAGCGCGTGGAGGAACTATGCAAACAAGATGATGGTTCTTATTTCGTCATCGGCTCAGAAGGCACCGTGGTGCATTGCCAAGTTGTAGTCATTGCCGGAGGCTTAGGTTGTTTTGAACCCCGCAAGCCTGAACTACTTAATCTTGATCGATTTGAAAAGACTAATGTGCATTACATGGTAAAAGATCCCGAAAGGTTTCGTGATAAGCGTATTGTCATCGCTGGTGGCGGAGATTCGGCCCTAGACTGGACTGTTTACTTGGCTGACATCGCGAAGAAAACAACGCTCGTACACCGCAGCGATTCTTTCCGCGGTGCACCAGACTCAGCCGAGAAAGTGCACCAACTTGCCCAACAGGGCAAAATTGATCTGTTGCTCTCGCATACGCTCGTCGCGTTGGAAGGTGATAGAACATTAACCGGAATCCAAGTCGCCAATAAGCAGAAGGAATCCACTGTGCTACAGACCGATGAATTTATTCCGCTCTACGGACTCAGTCCTAAGCTGGGGTCAATTGCCGACTGGGGGTTACAGATCGACAAAAATGCTATCGAGGTAAACACATTCGACTATTCCAGCAATGTGGAGCGTATCTATGCCATTGGCGATATCAACAGCTATCCCGGAAAGCTAAAGCTTATCCTATGTGGATACCATGAAGCTGCACTCATGTGTCAGAGCGCATTCAAATATGTGTATCCTGAGCAAAAGCTTAGTTTCAAATACACAACAGTAAACGGCATCAACGCATTTTAG
- a CDS encoding MarR family winged helix-turn-helix transcriptional regulator, with the protein MLKEKYSQYSFILDRTARRVKQYAQTSFLHNAFDLTIDQWSILKILYNEDVLSHKELAEKSGKDQPTLTRIVDIIIKKQLVERIEHPQDRRSLHIRLTDAGQKKVEELSPAVKHIRMKAWENLSDEDFDNFTRILNTIYNNLNQMP; encoded by the coding sequence ATGCTAAAAGAAAAATATAGTCAATATTCCTTTATCCTCGATCGTACGGCACGAAGGGTAAAACAATATGCTCAAACGTCTTTCCTGCACAATGCCTTCGATCTCACGATCGATCAATGGAGCATCTTAAAGATTTTATACAATGAAGACGTCCTCTCACATAAAGAACTTGCGGAAAAATCAGGTAAAGATCAGCCTACGTTGACACGCATTGTTGACATCATTATAAAAAAACAACTTGTCGAACGCATCGAACATCCTCAAGATCGTCGATCACTACATATCCGATTGACTGACGCCGGACAAAAGAAGGTGGAAGAATTGTCGCCTGCGGTAAAACACATCCGCATGAAGGCTTGGGAAAATCTTTCCGATGAAGATTTCGACAACTTTACGCGGATCTTAAACACAATTTACAATAACTTAAATCAAATGCCATGA
- a CDS encoding acyl-ACP desaturase: protein MQELPLNIPEGSRKEVMAYLEPFMLNEMSDYLKPVEEMWQPADFLPDASRDTFFEEVRDLQESARELPYDLVAVLIGDTITEEALPTYESWLTMVEDVEKNEQGGWMRWVRAWTAEENRHGDLLNKYLYLSGRIDMRQFEISTQYLIQDGFDIGTGADPYRNFIYTSFQELATNVSHRRVAGISKKSGDKLLAKMCGVIASDEARHAKAYMSFITHALAVDPSEVMIAFEDMMRKKIVMPAHFMREAGEPQGEAFAHFSDAAQRLEVYTALDYVDILKSLNDEWKIDKVGGLNEKGEKARDYLMKLPDRLTRLADRIKVPEMQYKFKWIHG, encoded by the coding sequence ATGCAAGAGTTACCATTAAATATCCCAGAGGGGTCGAGAAAAGAGGTTATGGCCTATTTGGAGCCGTTCATGCTGAATGAGATGAGCGACTATTTGAAGCCTGTGGAGGAAATGTGGCAACCGGCCGACTTCCTGCCTGATGCATCGCGTGACACCTTTTTCGAAGAGGTGCGCGACCTTCAGGAAAGTGCGCGCGAACTTCCTTATGACTTGGTTGCTGTCCTTATTGGTGACACCATTACCGAAGAGGCTCTTCCTACCTATGAATCTTGGCTAACCATGGTGGAGGATGTCGAAAAAAACGAGCAAGGTGGATGGATGCGTTGGGTACGTGCTTGGACGGCGGAAGAAAACCGCCACGGCGATTTGTTGAACAAATACCTCTATCTATCCGGCCGCATTGACATGCGTCAGTTCGAAATATCTACCCAATATCTGATTCAGGATGGTTTCGATATCGGCACTGGTGCCGACCCTTACCGAAACTTTATCTATACGTCATTTCAGGAGCTAGCGACCAACGTCTCACACAGACGCGTGGCCGGAATATCTAAAAAATCAGGCGACAAATTATTAGCGAAAATGTGTGGTGTAATTGCTTCCGATGAGGCTCGCCATGCAAAAGCCTACATGTCTTTTATCACGCACGCCCTAGCGGTAGATCCTAGCGAGGTTATGATCGCATTTGAAGATATGATGCGCAAGAAGATCGTTATGCCCGCTCATTTCATGCGCGAAGCCGGCGAACCACAAGGGGAAGCCTTTGCTCACTTTTCAGATGCGGCACAACGACTAGAGGTTTATACTGCGCTAGACTATGTCGATATTCTAAAGAGTCTGAATGACGAATGGAAAATAGACAAGGTAGGCGGATTGAACGAGAAAGGTGAAAAAGCACGAGACTATTTGATGAAACTTCCAGATCGTCTGACAAGGTTAGCAGATCGGATCAAAGTACCCGAGATGCAATATAAATTTAAGTGGATACACGGATAA
- a CDS encoding cysteine desulfurase, producing the protein METFDIAKIRADFPILKRSVNGKPLVYFDNGATTQKPQQVIDAIVNYYADMNSNVHRGVHYLSQISTDAFEVTRRKVQAFIHAKHEHEVIITKGTTEAINIIATCYGRPFIGEGDEIIISAMEHHSNIVPWQMLCDEKGCKLHVIPMNEQGELNMEAYRSLFSERTKLVSFTYVSNALGTINPVKEMIDIAHEWQVPVLIDAAQAIQHVKIDVQELDVDFLAFSGHKMYGPTGVGVLYGKEELLNKMPPYQGGGDMIKEVTFEKTTYNELPFKFEAGTPNIEAGICLAHAIDYIDSIGVDAIKAYEDELLTYATTALSKIEGIRFIGTAAHKSSVISFVVDGIHPYDIGVLLDKLGIAVRTGHHCAQPVMSQFGIPGTVRVSLAMYNTKEEVDVLIAGLERAIGMLK; encoded by the coding sequence TTGGAAACTTTTGATATAGCTAAAATCAGGGCAGATTTTCCGATCTTAAAAAGATCAGTGAATGGAAAGCCATTGGTTTATTTTGATAATGGTGCAACAACACAAAAACCTCAGCAGGTCATTGATGCCATTGTAAACTATTACGCTGATATGAATAGTAACGTGCATCGCGGTGTACATTACCTTAGTCAGATTTCTACGGATGCCTTTGAGGTGACGCGGCGCAAGGTACAGGCGTTTATTCATGCGAAGCACGAGCATGAAGTGATCATTACCAAAGGCACGACGGAAGCTATCAACATTATAGCGACCTGTTATGGTCGCCCTTTTATTGGTGAAGGGGATGAAATCATTATTTCTGCGATGGAGCATCATTCGAATATCGTGCCTTGGCAGATGCTGTGCGACGAAAAAGGGTGTAAGCTGCATGTTATCCCAATGAACGAGCAGGGCGAACTGAATATGGAAGCTTATCGTTCCTTATTTTCGGAGCGCACAAAATTAGTTTCTTTTACCTACGTGTCCAATGCGCTAGGAACCATAAACCCAGTGAAGGAGATGATCGATATTGCACACGAATGGCAGGTGCCCGTGCTGATCGACGCTGCGCAGGCGATACAGCATGTGAAGATCGATGTGCAGGAATTGGATGTGGATTTCCTTGCTTTTTCAGGCCATAAGATGTATGGCCCCACGGGTGTAGGTGTGTTATATGGCAAGGAAGAACTGCTGAATAAAATGCCGCCCTATCAAGGTGGTGGCGATATGATCAAGGAGGTTACTTTCGAGAAGACGACGTATAATGAACTGCCTTTTAAATTTGAGGCTGGAACACCTAATATCGAGGCGGGTATCTGCTTGGCTCATGCGATTGATTATATCGATAGCATTGGTGTTGATGCTATAAAAGCTTATGAGGATGAACTTTTGACTTATGCTACTACGGCCTTGTCTAAAATCGAGGGTATACGTTTTATAGGTACGGCGGCGCATAAGTCTTCGGTGATTTCTTTTGTTGTCGACGGGATACATCCCTATGATATTGGTGTGCTTTTGGATAAATTAGGTATTGCCGTGCGAACAGGACACCATTGCGCACAGCCTGTCATGAGTCAGTTTGGCATACCCGGTACCGTGAGGGTTTCCTTGGCGATGTATAATACCAAAGAAGAAGTAGATGTTTTGATAGCTGGCTTGGAACGTGCTATTGGGATGCTTAAATAA
- a CDS encoding SufE family protein — protein sequence MTINEIQDELIEDFAFYQDWMEKYEYIIQLGKEVPLINDEYKTDDYIIKGCQSKVWLFAELQEGRINFTADSDAIITKGLVSLMVKVLSGHTPDEIANADLYFIDQIGLTEHLSPTRANGLLSMVKQMKLYAIALKAKG from the coding sequence ATGACGATTAACGAAATACAGGACGAACTCATCGAGGATTTCGCATTCTATCAAGATTGGATGGAAAAGTATGAATACATCATACAATTGGGAAAGGAAGTACCGTTAATAAACGATGAATACAAAACGGACGATTATATTATCAAAGGTTGTCAGTCGAAGGTATGGCTATTTGCGGAACTGCAAGAAGGTAGGATCAACTTTACGGCTGACAGTGATGCTATTATAACAAAAGGATTGGTGAGCTTAATGGTAAAGGTGTTGTCTGGGCATACGCCAGATGAAATTGCTAATGCCGACCTCTATTTTATTGACCAGATTGGGTTGACGGAACATCTCTCGCCGACCCGTGCCAATGGCTTATTGTCTATGGTCAAGCAAATGAAGCTTTACGCTATCGCATTAAAGGCGAAAGGATAG
- the murI gene encoding glutamate racemase encodes MQKGPIGIFDSGFGGLTVFREIKDQLPQYDYIYLGDNARVPYGTRSFETVYEFTKECVFKMFDLGCNLVILACNTASAKALRTIQQHDLPPGKKVLGVIRPTTESIQQFTSSNQVGVLATQGTVLSESYKIEIHKFHPNIQVFQHACPLWVPLVENNEIDTPAADYLVKKDIAQLLAQSAAIDTLILACTHYPLLLPIIRKHVPNHIRILPQGKLIAESLSDYLTRHQEVAMNCSQNRKMTFYTTDDPIDFEQKAKIFFGEEIHAAHIRVS; translated from the coding sequence ATGCAAAAAGGTCCTATAGGCATCTTCGACTCCGGTTTTGGGGGACTTACTGTCTTTCGAGAAATCAAAGACCAACTCCCACAATACGACTATATATACCTCGGCGACAACGCAAGAGTTCCCTATGGCACACGCTCCTTCGAAACCGTCTACGAATTTACTAAGGAATGTGTCTTTAAAATGTTCGACTTAGGATGTAACTTGGTTATCTTAGCTTGCAATACCGCATCCGCAAAAGCGCTGCGCACCATACAGCAACATGATTTGCCCCCCGGAAAAAAAGTACTCGGAGTTATTCGTCCCACAACAGAGTCTATCCAACAATTTACCTCGAGCAATCAGGTCGGCGTATTGGCTACACAGGGCACCGTATTATCCGAATCCTACAAGATAGAGATCCATAAATTCCACCCCAACATACAGGTGTTCCAGCATGCTTGCCCTTTGTGGGTACCCTTGGTGGAAAACAATGAAATCGATACGCCAGCAGCCGATTATTTGGTAAAAAAAGACATCGCCCAACTGCTGGCACAAAGTGCAGCAATTGACACGCTCATCCTAGCCTGTACACATTATCCACTGCTGTTGCCCATCATTAGAAAGCATGTCCCAAATCACATTCGCATCCTTCCACAGGGAAAGCTTATAGCAGAAAGCCTATCAGACTACCTGACGCGACATCAGGAGGTGGCCATGAACTGCTCGCAAAATAGGAAAATGACCTTCTACACCACGGATGATCCAATTGATTTTGAGCAGAAAGCGAAAATATTCTTTGGCGAGGAAATCCACGCCGCACATATACGCGTATCCTAA